A single region of the Verrucomicrobiia bacterium genome encodes:
- a CDS encoding HAD family hydrolase, with protein sequence MAEKIIFIDRDGVINVDMMGDYVKSWEEFRFEKGAVEGLKKLCDAGYQIVLISNQAGIGDGAFPESALWDIQKKMLAELAKGGVAIKASYYCLHGKEAGCACRKPQIGLFEQAAREHVFDRGATYFIGDKATDVEAGKRFGLKTFFVRTGHGRADEPKLRGNLKPDQSADNLLEAAKALTA encoded by the coding sequence ATGGCTGAGAAAATCATTTTCATCGACCGCGACGGCGTGATCAACGTGGACATGATGGGCGACTACGTGAAATCCTGGGAGGAGTTCCGTTTCGAAAAGGGCGCGGTGGAAGGCCTCAAGAAACTCTGCGATGCCGGCTACCAGATCGTCCTGATCTCCAACCAGGCGGGCATCGGCGACGGCGCTTTCCCCGAATCGGCGCTGTGGGACATCCAGAAAAAAATGCTGGCCGAACTCGCCAAAGGCGGGGTGGCCATCAAGGCTTCTTATTATTGCCTGCACGGCAAGGAAGCCGGCTGCGCCTGCCGCAAGCCGCAGATCGGGTTGTTCGAACAGGCGGCGCGCGAACATGTGTTTGACCGCGGCGCGACCTACTTCATCGGCGACAAAGCGACAGACGTCGAAGCCGGCAAGCGGTTCGGGCTGAAAACCTTTTTCGTGCGCACCGGGCACGGGCGCGCGGACGAACCCAAGCTGCGCGGCAATCTCAAGCCCGACCAATCCGCCGACAATCTCCTGGAAGCCGCGAAGGCGCTCACCGCATGA
- a CDS encoding glycosyltransferase family 2 protein: MEKTPLSVVIIAKNEEKRLEDCLQSVSWAAEIVVVDDNSTDKTVEIARRHGAKVFTRAMDYEGLHRNFAYNQATQPWVLSLDADERVTPELAEEIGRVVPKNEGGHTCYAMPMRIFLGDEWIRGAGYYPSARSKIFKKGEFRYEDHARVHPRAFYKGTCGHLKGELLHYSFRDMEDFLRKFNRETTFEAEKWMRDGRKVSLPNILRKTVDRFWKNYLIKGGWRCGFLGYLMSVFHSLYQIVSYAKYRELKAKGNGHG, translated from the coding sequence ATGGAAAAAACGCCTTTATCCGTCGTGATCATCGCCAAGAACGAAGAAAAACGCCTGGAGGATTGCCTGCAAAGCGTTTCCTGGGCCGCGGAAATCGTGGTCGTGGACGACAACAGCACGGACAAGACCGTGGAAATCGCCCGGCGCCACGGCGCGAAAGTCTTCACGCGCGCCATGGATTACGAGGGCCTGCACCGGAATTTTGCGTACAATCAGGCCACGCAGCCGTGGGTGCTCAGCCTGGACGCGGACGAACGGGTGACGCCGGAGCTCGCCGAAGAAATCGGCCGCGTGGTGCCTAAGAACGAAGGCGGACACACGTGCTATGCCATGCCGATGCGTATTTTCCTGGGTGACGAATGGATCCGCGGCGCGGGGTATTATCCTTCCGCGCGCTCGAAAATTTTCAAGAAAGGCGAATTCCGCTACGAAGATCATGCCCGCGTACACCCGCGCGCCTTTTATAAGGGCACATGCGGCCATCTGAAAGGCGAGCTGCTCCATTATTCTTTCCGGGACATGGAGGATTTCCTGCGGAAGTTTAACCGCGAAACCACCTTCGAGGCGGAGAAATGGATGCGCGACGGCCGCAAGGTCAGCCTGCCGAACATCCTGCGCAAGACCGTGGACCGCTTCTGGAAAAATTACCTGATCAAGGGCGGATGGCGCTGCGGCTTCCTCGGCTATCTGATGAGCGTGTTTCACAGCTTGTACCAAATCGTCAGCTACGCCAAATACCGCGAGCTCAAGGCCAAGGGGAACGGTCATGGCTGA